The following proteins are co-located in the Solanum pennellii chromosome 1, SPENNV200 genome:
- the LOC107014551 gene encoding GATA transcription factor 19-like isoform X2, translating into MEAADNSRKMVGGQYEVVAFQQEYVNVPIRVDRYGGGGFEAHDISVGGGYEEAMSSGEELQVCSMPLVAGPVDSGRVMAVSSRTSELTISFEGQVYVFPAVTPEKVQAVMLLLGGCEVPSYVPNSNSVALQSTKSVENDVPTRQNISPRMASLIRFREKRKDRCFEKTIRYACRKEVAQRMHRKNGQFASLKEGGKSSADNIDSGDSAAHSEPTLRRCHHCGTNESETPAMRRGPSGPRTLCNACGLMWANKGMFRDITKGGSHVPFDKNEPGTPDIKLSTFAPENSYLKQHQEGSSGETKLTEENPSVTTAELDMQEAAENFADSSPFRIRSSSVNIDDEDNLDELANASGTEFEIPADFDEQIGIDSHMSVHWPVT; encoded by the exons aTGGAAGCGGCGGATAATTCGAGGAAAATGGTAGGTGGGCAGTATGAAGTAGTAGCGTTTCAGCAGGAGTATGTGAATGTTCCAATTCGAGTAGATAGATATGGAGGTGGAGGATTTGAGGCTCATGATATCAGCGTTGGCGGTGGCTATGAGGAGGCGATGAGTAGCGGTGAAGAGTTGCAGGTTTGCTCTATGCCGCTTGTTGCTGGCCCTGTAGATAGCGGCAGAGTTATGGCTGTGTCCTCGCGGACTAGTGAGCTTACTATTTCTTTTGAAGGCCAAGTCTATGTATTCCCAGCTGTTACTCCTGAAAAG GTGCAAGCTGTGATGCTATTATTAGGAGGGTGTGAGGTGCCCAGTTATGTACCTAACTCAAATTCTGTTGCACTGCAAAGTACAAAG AGTGTTGAGAATGATGTCCCCACCAGGCAAAACATTTCTCCGAGAATGGCATCTCTGATAAGGTTccgggagaagagaaaagatagATGCTTTGAGAAAACAATTCGTTATGCTTGTCGAAAAGAAGTTGCACAGAG GATGCATCGTAAAAATGGACAATTTGCCTCTTTAAAAGAAGGTGGAAAGTCGTCTGCTGACAATATTGATTCAGGGGACAGTGCTGCTCATTCTGAACCTAC ACTACGAAGATGTCACCACTGTGGTACTAATGAAAGTGAGACCCCTGCAATGCGGCGGGGCCCATCAGGCCCTAGAACCCTCTGCAATGCTTGTGGGCTTATGTGGGCAAACAAG GGTATGTTCAGAGATATTACAAAGGGAGGGAGTCATGTACCCTTTGACAAAAACGAGCCA GGAACTCCTGATATCAAGCTGTCTACCTTTGCACCTGAGAATTCTTATCTAAAGCAACATCAAGAG GGAAGTTCGGGAGAGACAAAGCTTACAGAGGAAAATCCTTCAGTTACAACTGCTGAGCTG GATATGCAAGAAGCTGCAGAAAACTTCGCTGATAGTTCACCTTTCCGTATTCGAAGTTCTTCAGTTAACATTGATGACGAG GATAATCTCGATGAACTCGCAAATGCTTCTGGAACTGAATTTGAGATTCCTGCAGACTTCGATGAACAG ATTGGCATTGATTCACATATGAGTGTTCACTGGCCTGTAACATGA
- the LOC114073916 gene encoding probable serine/threonine-protein kinase PBL20 produces MLKNYGLLMLENLVSDTSSERFYTAVTDGLFILAIILEKNMSTAEIRESSAEIMESSAAPPSIEFPGNVNIFTLEQITAWTSDFRNSIGQGGQATVYLGKINWPTSNLNGHSIAVKRSKMTSQVKDIAKNEVKVLSSVQHPNIVQVIGVCSTPIVLVLVIVLGWRNIVNAMTGAALGLQHLHNQQLIFRDFKTDNILLDKDFSGVLCDVPPQF; encoded by the exons ATGCTTAAGAATTATGGGCTACTCATGCTTGAAAATCTGGTCAGTGATACATCTAGTGAGCGATTCTATACTGCTGTGACAGATGGACTATTCATCCTTGCAATTATACTG GAAAAGAACATGTCTACAGCAGAAATAAGGGAGTCTTCAGCAGAAATAATGGAGTCATCGGCTGCTCCTCCCTCAATAGAgt TTCCAGGGAATGTCAACATCTTCACGCTAGAGCAGATCACGGCATGGACAAGTGACTTTCGGAATAGTATAGGACAAGGAGGACAGGCCACAGTATACTTGGGAAAGATTAATTGGCCAACTTCAAACCTAAATGGACATTCTATAGCAGTCAAAAGGAGTAAAATGACAAGTCAGGTGAAAGATATAGCCAAAAATGAAGTAAAGGTGCTGTCAAGCGTGCAACATCCTAACATAGTACAAGTTATTGGTGTTTGTTCAACCCCGA TTGTGCTCGTACTTGTCATAGTTTTAGGTTGGCGAAACATTGTTAACGCCATGACTGGAGCTGCACTGGGGTTGCAGCACTTGCATAACCAGCAGCTCATCTTTAGAGACTTTAAGACAGATAATATTCTTCTGGACAAG GATTTTAGCGGAGTATTATGTGATGTCCCGCCACAATTCTAG
- the LOC107014551 gene encoding GATA transcription factor 19-like isoform X1, protein MEAADNSRKMVGGQYEVVAFQQEYVNVPIRVDRYGGGGFEAHDISVGGGYEEAMSSGEELQVCSMPLVAGPVDSGRVMAVSSRTSELTISFEGQVYVFPAVTPEKVQAVMLLLGGCEVPSYVPNSNSVALQSTKSVENDVPTRQNISPRMASLIRFREKRKDRCFEKTIRYACRKEVAQRMHRKNGQFASLKEGGKSSADNIDSGDSAAHSEPTLRRCHHCGTNESETPAMRRGPSGPRTLCNACGLMWANKGMFRDITKGGSHVPFDKNEPGTPDIKLSTFAPENSYLKQHQEGSSGETKLTEENPSVTTAELDMQEAAENFADSSPFRIRSSSVNIDDEQDNLDELANASGTEFEIPADFDEQIGIDSHMSVHWPVT, encoded by the exons aTGGAAGCGGCGGATAATTCGAGGAAAATGGTAGGTGGGCAGTATGAAGTAGTAGCGTTTCAGCAGGAGTATGTGAATGTTCCAATTCGAGTAGATAGATATGGAGGTGGAGGATTTGAGGCTCATGATATCAGCGTTGGCGGTGGCTATGAGGAGGCGATGAGTAGCGGTGAAGAGTTGCAGGTTTGCTCTATGCCGCTTGTTGCTGGCCCTGTAGATAGCGGCAGAGTTATGGCTGTGTCCTCGCGGACTAGTGAGCTTACTATTTCTTTTGAAGGCCAAGTCTATGTATTCCCAGCTGTTACTCCTGAAAAG GTGCAAGCTGTGATGCTATTATTAGGAGGGTGTGAGGTGCCCAGTTATGTACCTAACTCAAATTCTGTTGCACTGCAAAGTACAAAG AGTGTTGAGAATGATGTCCCCACCAGGCAAAACATTTCTCCGAGAATGGCATCTCTGATAAGGTTccgggagaagagaaaagatagATGCTTTGAGAAAACAATTCGTTATGCTTGTCGAAAAGAAGTTGCACAGAG GATGCATCGTAAAAATGGACAATTTGCCTCTTTAAAAGAAGGTGGAAAGTCGTCTGCTGACAATATTGATTCAGGGGACAGTGCTGCTCATTCTGAACCTAC ACTACGAAGATGTCACCACTGTGGTACTAATGAAAGTGAGACCCCTGCAATGCGGCGGGGCCCATCAGGCCCTAGAACCCTCTGCAATGCTTGTGGGCTTATGTGGGCAAACAAG GGTATGTTCAGAGATATTACAAAGGGAGGGAGTCATGTACCCTTTGACAAAAACGAGCCA GGAACTCCTGATATCAAGCTGTCTACCTTTGCACCTGAGAATTCTTATCTAAAGCAACATCAAGAG GGAAGTTCGGGAGAGACAAAGCTTACAGAGGAAAATCCTTCAGTTACAACTGCTGAGCTG GATATGCAAGAAGCTGCAGAAAACTTCGCTGATAGTTCACCTTTCCGTATTCGAAGTTCTTCAGTTAACATTGATGACGAG CAGGATAATCTCGATGAACTCGCAAATGCTTCTGGAACTGAATTTGAGATTCCTGCAGACTTCGATGAACAG ATTGGCATTGATTCACATATGAGTGTTCACTGGCCTGTAACATGA
- the LOC107008469 gene encoding probable serine/threonine-protein kinase PBL11 isoform X1: MFRRRRSSIGPFKLLCGREDCLVKEECLVKDECGREDCLVKEECLVKDDLFDPKSNEECPVENELLEFTSEELSRFTGQYSPENLIGVTDLGKLYRGKMPIVSDQGKVYKDVTVKILVEDERRFRMLMPASVKVKVLADDERAILIHDSKLSRLEDELNFLHAPKIRGNRSLMKVVGYCRKEIVGVVYDLNPLDTLHNLIFQDDFNWLQRVKTAITLARLLAYLHDRNQSYLIRNLAPSHIVVDQNFTPVLFEFGMLVGGVLGTTVDESDMRIGPCGYIDPFYSYNDPAAYSVKFDVYAFGVLLFNLTSKRALDKEKYTGTAIHNGAVKSRHSYVDLSFQDNADFDRRDGRKITELTRQCMDEKPNKRPEMKQVFERLKGLRCSMAASW, encoded by the exons ATGTTTCGCCGTCGCCGGAGCTCTATTG GACCCTTCAAACTGCTGTGCGGACGAGAGGATTGTCTCGTTAAGGAGGAATGCCTCGTTAAGGATGAGTGCGGACGAGAGGATTGTCTCGTTAAGGAGGAATGCCTCGTTAAGGATGATCTTTTTGACCCCAAGTCAAATGAGGAATGCCCTGTGGAGAATGAACTTCTTGAATTCACATCAGAGGAGCTGAGTCGGTTTACCGGTCAATATTCTCCGGAGAACCTTATTGGAGTCACCGACTTAGGAAAGCTCTACCGTGGGAAAATGCCCATTGTTTCTGATCAAGGTAAAGTTTATAAGGATGTCACCGTCAAGATTCTGGTTGAGGATGAAAGGAGATTTCGTATGCTAATGCCCGCTTCTGTTAAAGTCAAAGTTCTGGCTGATGATGAAAGGGCGATTCTAATACATGACAGCAAACTGTCAAGATTGGAG GATGAACTAAATTTTTTGCATGCTCCAAAGATTAGGGGCAATCGCAGCTTAATGAAAGTTGTTGGATATTGTCGCAAGGAGATTGTGGGTGTTGTTTATGATCTAAATCCACTTGACACCTTGCATAACTTGATTTTTCAAG ATGACTTCAATTGGCTGCAGAGGGTCAAGACTGCCATTACATTAGCTCGCTTGCTTGCCTATCTGCATGATAGGAATCAATCATACCTGATTCGAAACTTGGCTCCATCCCACATAGTTGTTGACCAG AATTTCACCCCAGTTCTATTTGAGTTTGGTATGTTAGTTGGTGGGGTTCTGGGTACTACAGTGGATGAATCAGATATGAGGATTGGTCCTTGTGGCTACATTGATCCATTCTATAGTTACAATGATCCTG CTGCATACAGTgtaaagtttgatgtatatgcaTTCGGTGTTTTGCTCTTTAATCTTACAAGCAAGAGAGCTCTTGACAAGGAAAAATATACAGGGACGGCAATTCATAATGGGGCCGTGAAATCCAGGCATTCATATGTCGACCTAAGTTTTCAGGATAATGCTGACTTTGATCGTCGGGATGGACGTAAAATTACAGAACTTACAAGACAGTGTATGGATGAAAAACCAAATAAACGGCCAGAAATGAAACAAGTTTTTGAGCGTCTGAAGGGCCTTAGGTGTTCCATGGCAGCATCATGGTGA
- the LOC107009125 gene encoding gamma-glutamyl peptidase 5-like, with the protein MEGKKFAVLLCAEDSEYVKKKYGGYFGVFVRMLAEEGETWDFFRVAHGEFPTDDEIGEFDGFVITGSCNDAHGNDLWICKLLNLLKKIDSMKKKVLGICFGHQILGRSLGGTIERATNGWDIGVTTVNLSTSKQFNSLKLPAFLQIIECHRDEIRELPPKAEVMAWSNKTGIEMFRYGDHIMGIQGHPEYTKDILLHLIDRLLQHNLIEESMADVAKAKVEECEPDREQWKKLCISFLKGKL; encoded by the exons atggaAGGAAAAAAATTTGCAGTTCTATTATGTGCAGAGGATTCAGAATACGTGAAGAAGAAATACGGTGGTTATTTCGGGGTTTTCGTGAGAATGCTGGCGGAGGAAGGGGAAACGTGGGACTTTTTCCGGGTGGCTCATGGCGAGTTTCCGACGGATGATGAGATCGGAGAATTCGATGGATTTGTAATCACCGGAAGTTGCAATGACGCGCATGGTAATGATTTGTGGATCTGCAAGTTACTCAATCTGctcaaaaaaattgattcaatgaAGAAGAAAGTTTTGGGTATTTGCTTTGGACACCAg ATATTAGGACGATCATTGGGTGGCACTATAGAGAGAGCTACTAATGGATGGGACATTGGCGTGACTACTGTTAATTTATCAACATCAAAGCAATTCAACTCTCTCAAATTACCTGCATTTTTGCAAATTATCGAGTGTCATCGCGATGAG ATCCGTGAACTTCCACCAAAAGCAGAGGTAATGGCATGGTCCAACAAAACTGGAATTGAAATGTTTAGATATGGTGATCATATAatgggcattcaaggtcacccTGAATACACCAAAGACATTCTTCTCCATCTCATTGATCGTCTTCTTCAACACAACCTTATTGAG GAGAGCATGGCTGATGTGGCCAAGGCAAAGGTTGAAGAGTGTGAACCAGACAGGGAGCAATGGAAGAAATTATGCATTAGCTTTCTCAAGGGTAAATTGTGA
- the LOC107008072 gene encoding dynamin-related protein 3B-like, with product MAEEISPSNSPDAASAASLGHSVIPIVNKLQDIFAQLGSQSTIELPQVAVVGSQSSGKSSVLEALVGRDFLPRGSDICTRRPLVLQLLKHNSDEEYGEFLHLPEKRFYDFNEIRWEIQAETEREAGGNKGVSDKQIRLKIYSPNVLDITLVDLPGITKVPVGDQPSDIEARIRTMIMSYIKVPSCLILAVTPANSDLANSDALQIAGNADPDGYRTIGVITKLDIMDRGTDARNFLLGKVIPLRLGYVGIVNRNQEDITMNRSIKDALVAEEKFFRNRPVYSDLADRCGVPQLAKKLNQILVQHIKKLLPGLKSRISAGLVSVAKEHASYGEITESKAGMGALLLNILSKYSEAFSSMIEGKNEEMSTSELSGGARIHYIFQNIFVKSLEEVDPCEDLSDDDIRTAIQNATGAKSALFVPEVPFEVLIRRQIARLMDPSFQCARFIYDELVKMSHRCMVNELQRFPILRKRMDEVIGNFLREGLGPSEVMIGHLIEMEMDYINTSHPNFIGGTKAHEMALQQVKSSRIAAPNPRQKDGVDLEKAPTSERSLKSRAILARSVGGFVPDQVVRPAPEVEKTTASGSNVGSSWGISSIFGGSDNRASVKDNFINKPFSDTALSMDHAFSMIHLREPPSVLRPSETHSDQETIEIAITKLLLRSYYDVVRKNIEDSVPKAIMHFLVNHTKRDLHNVFIKKLYRENLLEEMLQEPDEIAMKRKRTRETLRVLQQAFKTLEELPLDAETVERGYSLGTDLTGLPKIHGLPSSSMYTTSSGSTGSHTGSPKSSRLRNASHSGELQLPMYGGADSNGGGHNAGIYPTVGV from the exons ATGGCGGAAGAAATATCACCGTCAAACTCTCCCGATGCGGCGTCGGCGGCGTCATTGGGTCATTCAGTAATACCTATAGTGAACAAGCTACAAGATATATTCGCACAGCTAGGAAGTCAATCCACGATTGAGCTGCCACAGGTTGCTGTTGTAGGGAGTCAAAGTAGTGGCAAATCAAGTGTTCTTGAGGCGCTTGTAGGTCGAGATTTCTTGCCTAGAGGGTCTGATATATGTACTAGGCGACCTCTTGTTCTACAGCTCCTTAAGCATAATTCTGATGAGGAATACGGAGAGTTCTTGCACCTTCCTGAGAAACGTTTCTATGATTTTAATGAAATTCGTTGGGAGATTCAG GCGGAGACAGAAAGGGAAGCAGGAGGAAATAAAGGTGTCTCGGACAAGCAGATACGGTTGAAAATTTACTCACCAAATGTTCTTGATATTACTCTAGTGGATTTGCCTGGCATAACAAAGGTGCCTGTTGGTGATCAACCCTCTGATATTGAAGCTCGGATCAGAACTATGATCATGTCGTATATTAAGGTCCCAAGCTGCTTAATATTGGCTGTAACACCAGCCAATTCAGACTTAGCCAACTCAGATGCTCTTCAGATTGCTGGGAATGCTGACCCTGATG GTTATCGAACTATTGGCGTCATCACAAAG TTGGACATCATGGATAGGGGTACTGATGCTCGTAACTTTTTACTTGGAAAAGTGATTCCCCTTCGCCTTGGTTATGTTGGAATAGTGAATCGTAATCAGGAG GATATTACGATGAATCGGAGTATTAAGGATGCACTTGTAGCTGAGGAGAAGTTCTTCCGCAACCGTCCT GTATATAGTGATCTTGCTGATCGCTGTGGTGTACCTCAATTGGCTAAAAAGTTGAACCAG ATTTTGGTGCAACACATCAAAAAACTCCTTCCAGGATTGAAATCACGCATTAGTGCTGGACTTGTGTCTGTCGCAAAGGAACATGCTAGCTATGGGGAGATCACCGAGTCAAAG GCTGGTATGGGTGCTCTCCTTCTGAACATTCTTTCCAAGTACAGTGAAG CATTCTCTTCAATGATAGAAGgcaaaaatgaagaaatgtcAACTTCTGAGCTTTCTGGTGGAGCAAGGATTCATTACATTTTTCAGAACATATTTGTGAAAAGCTTGGAG GAAGTTGATCCTTGTGAAGATTTAAGCGATGATGACATCCGAACTGCCATTCAAAATGCAACCGGTGCCAAATCTGCATTATTTGTGCCAGAG GTCCCTTTTGAAGTTCTCATCCGAAGGCAAATAGCACGATTAATGGACCCGAGTTTTCAATGTGCACGATTTATATATGATGAGCTGGTTAAA ATGAGCCATCGTTGTATGGTCAATGAGTTGCAACGTTTTCCAATTTTGAGAAAGCGCATGGATGAGGTTATTGGAAATTTTTTGCGTGAAGGACTGGGACCTTCAGAAGTAATGATTGGACACCTTATTGAGATGGAG ATGGATTACATAAATACTTCACATCCAAATTTTATTGGTGGGACTAAAGCTCATGAGATGGCATTACAGCAGGTCAAGTCCTCTAGGATTGCTGCACCTAATCCGAGGCAGaaa GATGGCGTAGATTTAGAAAAAGCACCAACCTCTGAAAGAAGTCTAAAATCACGTGCTATACTTGCCAGATCAGTTGGTGGTTTTGTCCCTGATCAG GTTGTTCGGCCTGCTCCAGAAGTTGAGAAAACTACAGCATCAG GATCAAATGTTGGTTCAAGTTGGGGAATATCATCAATATTTGGTGGCTCGGACAATCGTGCATCTGTAAAAGACAATTTCATTAACAAGCCATTCAGTGATACTGCACTGAGCATGGATCATGCTTTCTCAATGATCCACTTGAGAGAG CCCCCAAGTGTCTTGAGGCCTTCAGAAACTCATTCAGATCAGGAAACTATTGAAATTGCCATTACAAAACTGTTATTGCGGTCATACTATGACGTTGTCAGGAAGAATATTGAAGACTCAGTACCTAAAGCAATCATGCATTTTCTG GTAAATCACACCAAAAGAGATCTTCACAATGTGTTCATCAAGAAACTCTACAG AGAAAACCTCCTCGAAGAAATGTTGCAAGAACCTGATGAGATAGCCATGAAGAGAAAGCGTACACGTGAGACACTTCGTGTTCTTCAGCAAGCTTTCAAG ACATTGGAGGAGTTACCACTTGATGCTGAGACAGTTGAAAGGGGTTATAGCTTGGGTACTGATCTGACAGGCCTTCCAAAGATTCACGGGCTTCCATCATCATCAATGTACACTACAAGCAGTGGCTCAACTGGTTCACATACCGGTTCTCCAAAGAGCTCTAGATTGCGCAATGCATCCCATTCAGGTGAGCTACAGTTACCAATGTATGGTGGCGCAGATTCAAACGGTGGTGGGCATAATGCTGGTATTTATCCAACAGTAGGTGTATAA
- the LOC107008469 gene encoding probable serine/threonine-protein kinase PBL11 isoform X2: protein MFRRRRSSIGPFKLLCGREDCLVKEECLVKDECGREDCLVKEECLVKDDLFDPKSNEECPVENELLEFTSEELSRFTGQYSPENLIGVTDLGKLYRGKMPIVSDQGKVYKDVTVKILVEDERRFRMLMPASVKVKVLADDERAILIHDSKLSRLEIRGNRSLMKVVGYCRKEIVGVVYDLNPLDTLHNLIFQDDFNWLQRVKTAITLARLLAYLHDRNQSYLIRNLAPSHIVVDQNFTPVLFEFGMLVGGVLGTTVDESDMRIGPCGYIDPFYSYNDPAAYSVKFDVYAFGVLLFNLTSKRALDKEKYTGTAIHNGAVKSRHSYVDLSFQDNADFDRRDGRKITELTRQCMDEKPNKRPEMKQVFERLKGLRCSMAASW, encoded by the exons ATGTTTCGCCGTCGCCGGAGCTCTATTG GACCCTTCAAACTGCTGTGCGGACGAGAGGATTGTCTCGTTAAGGAGGAATGCCTCGTTAAGGATGAGTGCGGACGAGAGGATTGTCTCGTTAAGGAGGAATGCCTCGTTAAGGATGATCTTTTTGACCCCAAGTCAAATGAGGAATGCCCTGTGGAGAATGAACTTCTTGAATTCACATCAGAGGAGCTGAGTCGGTTTACCGGTCAATATTCTCCGGAGAACCTTATTGGAGTCACCGACTTAGGAAAGCTCTACCGTGGGAAAATGCCCATTGTTTCTGATCAAGGTAAAGTTTATAAGGATGTCACCGTCAAGATTCTGGTTGAGGATGAAAGGAGATTTCGTATGCTAATGCCCGCTTCTGTTAAAGTCAAAGTTCTGGCTGATGATGAAAGGGCGATTCTAATACATGACAGCAAACTGTCAAGATTGGAG ATTAGGGGCAATCGCAGCTTAATGAAAGTTGTTGGATATTGTCGCAAGGAGATTGTGGGTGTTGTTTATGATCTAAATCCACTTGACACCTTGCATAACTTGATTTTTCAAG ATGACTTCAATTGGCTGCAGAGGGTCAAGACTGCCATTACATTAGCTCGCTTGCTTGCCTATCTGCATGATAGGAATCAATCATACCTGATTCGAAACTTGGCTCCATCCCACATAGTTGTTGACCAG AATTTCACCCCAGTTCTATTTGAGTTTGGTATGTTAGTTGGTGGGGTTCTGGGTACTACAGTGGATGAATCAGATATGAGGATTGGTCCTTGTGGCTACATTGATCCATTCTATAGTTACAATGATCCTG CTGCATACAGTgtaaagtttgatgtatatgcaTTCGGTGTTTTGCTCTTTAATCTTACAAGCAAGAGAGCTCTTGACAAGGAAAAATATACAGGGACGGCAATTCATAATGGGGCCGTGAAATCCAGGCATTCATATGTCGACCTAAGTTTTCAGGATAATGCTGACTTTGATCGTCGGGATGGACGTAAAATTACAGAACTTACAAGACAGTGTATGGATGAAAAACCAAATAAACGGCCAGAAATGAAACAAGTTTTTGAGCGTCTGAAGGGCCTTAGGTGTTCCATGGCAGCATCATGGTGA